A single Bacillus sp. HMF5848 DNA region contains:
- a CDS encoding sulfurtransferase TusA family protein, protein MNANKVLDAKGLACPMPIVKTKKAMNELESGQVLEIHATDKGAKNDLTAWAKSGGHEVVNHEEDSGVLKFWIRKA, encoded by the coding sequence ATGAACGCGAATAAAGTTCTAGATGCAAAAGGATTAGCATGTCCAATGCCAATTGTTAAAACAAAAAAAGCGATGAATGAATTAGAGTCCGGTCAGGTTTTAGAAATTCATGCAACAGATAAAGGAGCAAAGAATGATTTAACAGCCTGGGCAAAGTCTGGTGGACATGAAGTTGTTAATCACGAAGAAGATAGTGGCGTTTTAAAATTTTGGATTCGAAAGGCATAA
- a CDS encoding DsrE/DsrF/DrsH-like family protein: MSDKKRTTIVLFSGDYDKAMAAYIIANGAAAYDHEVTIFHTFWGLNALRKDENVLVKKSFMEKMFAKMMPKGAENLGLSKMQFAGFGPKMIKNVMKKHNAMPLSQLIEMAQEQDVKLVACTMTMDLLGLKQEELLDSIEYAGVAAYLADAEDGNVNLFI, encoded by the coding sequence ATGTCAGACAAAAAAAGAACGACTATCGTTTTGTTTAGTGGGGACTATGACAAAGCGATGGCAGCATACATTATTGCAAATGGAGCAGCTGCCTATGACCATGAGGTAACGATTTTTCATACGTTTTGGGGATTAAATGCGTTACGAAAAGATGAAAATGTACTAGTTAAGAAAAGTTTTATGGAAAAGATGTTCGCAAAGATGATGCCTAAAGGTGCAGAAAATCTAGGGCTATCAAAAATGCAGTTTGCAGGCTTTGGTCCAAAAATGATTAAAAATGTTATGAAAAAGCATAATGCTATGCCATTATCTCAACTTATTGAAATGGCACAAGAGCAAGATGTAAAGTTAGTCGCCTGCACAATGACGATGGATCTGCTTGGTCTAAAGCAAGAGGAGCTATTAGACAGCATTGAATATGCAGGGGTAGCGGCATATTTAGCTGATGCTGAAGACGGAAACGTAAATCTGTTTATATAA
- a CDS encoding rhodanese-like domain-containing protein, translated as MYASEVNAALQQGKKLNIIDVREYDEVVAGTIPGAIHIPLGLLEFRMNELDKNKEYIIVCRSGARSGRATQFLEYYGYNVTNMTGGMISWEGKIA; from the coding sequence ATGTATGCTAGTGAAGTAAATGCAGCTTTGCAACAAGGAAAAAAATTAAATATTATTGACGTGCGTGAATATGATGAAGTTGTAGCGGGGACTATTCCTGGTGCCATTCATATCCCACTTGGTTTGTTAGAATTTCGTATGAACGAGCTTGATAAAAATAAAGAATATATCATCGTTTGTCGTTCAGGTGCAAGAAGTGGCCGTGCAACACAATTTTTAGAATACTATGGCTACAATGTTACTAATATGACAGGCGGTATGATCTCATGGGAAGGTAAAATTGCATAA
- a CDS encoding sulfurtransferase TusA family protein, with amino-acid sequence MNAIKTDKVLDAKGLACPMPIVRTRKAINELEPGQVLEVQATDKGSKADLKAWANSAGHQYLGTIEEGETLKHYVRKSSGDEKIEKKHPHVISNDELETKLDQNIVVLDVREAAEYAFNHIPNAISMPLGELDARINELNNEADIYVVCRTGNRSDLAAQKLTEKGFAKVTNVVPGMTNWNGRTASLD; translated from the coding sequence ATGAACGCCATTAAAACTGATAAAGTGTTAGATGCAAAAGGCTTAGCATGCCCAATGCCGATTGTAAGAACTAGAAAAGCAATCAATGAATTAGAACCCGGTCAAGTTCTTGAGGTGCAAGCAACAGATAAAGGATCAAAGGCTGACCTAAAAGCTTGGGCAAATAGTGCCGGTCATCAATACCTTGGGACTATAGAAGAAGGCGAAACATTAAAGCATTATGTGAGAAAATCTTCTGGTGATGAAAAAATTGAAAAGAAACATCCGCATGTTATATCAAATGATGAACTAGAGACAAAACTTGATCAAAACATTGTTGTCCTTGATGTGAGAGAAGCTGCAGAATATGCATTTAATCATATTCCAAATGCAATCTCTATGCCTCTAGGGGAATTGGACGCACGTATAAATGAGTTAAATAATGAAGCTGATATTTATGTAGTGTGCCGTACAGGTAATCGAAGCGATTTAGCGGCACAAAAGCTAACGGAAAAAGGCTTTGCTAAAGTAACGAATGTTGTGCCAGGGATGACGAACTGGAATGGTAGAACTGCGAGCTTAGATTAA
- a CDS encoding DsrE/DsrF/DrsH-like family protein, with protein MSNKVAIIASNGGLFDAYKIFNIATAAAATDKEVAIFFTFEGLNLIHKDAYGQLTMPEGKEHFAEGFAKANAPSIPELVEMAQEMGVKFIGCQMTMDVMGLETEHFVDGIEVGGAVTFLEFAKDADVTLTF; from the coding sequence ATGTCTAATAAAGTAGCCATTATTGCTAGTAACGGTGGGTTATTCGATGCATATAAAATTTTTAATATTGCGACTGCTGCCGCAGCAACAGATAAAGAGGTAGCAATTTTCTTCACTTTTGAAGGGTTAAACTTGATTCACAAAGATGCTTACGGACAACTTACGATGCCAGAAGGAAAAGAACATTTCGCTGAAGGCTTCGCTAAAGCAAATGCACCTAGCATTCCAGAACTAGTAGAAATGGCTCAAGAGATGGGCGTTAAATTTATCGGTTGTCAAATGACGATGGATGTAATGGGATTAGAAACAGAGCATTTCGTGGATGGAATTGAAGTTGGCGGTGCCGTAACATTTTTAGAATTTGCAAAAGATGCTGATGTAACATTAACGTTTTGA
- a CDS encoding MBL fold metallo-hydrolase: protein MTVKAMTAKEITRRIFNKEKLFILDVRNETDFQDWKIEGENVTHLNIPYFELLDGVEEILDSIPTDQDVLVSCAKEGSSVMVAEMLSEAGRDVSYLAGGMKAWSEHLEPVKVGDLKGGGEMYQFVRIGKGCLSYMVVSNGEAAIIDATRMVDVYLDFAKENGATIKHVFDTHLHADHISGGRIIAEKTNATYWLPPKDATEVTFEYAPLEGGNDVTIGNTTINIHALYSPGHTIGSTSFVVDEKFLLSGDILFVDSIGRPDLAGLAEDWVADLRETLYKRYKELSNDLIVLPAHFMIMEELNDDGSVAEKLGTLFAKNHGLNIEDEEEFRKLVTENLPPQPNAYQEIRKTNMGKISPNEDEQREMEIGPNRCAVR from the coding sequence ATGACTGTAAAAGCAATGACTGCAAAGGAAATTACGAGGAGAATTTTTAATAAAGAGAAGTTATTTATATTAGATGTTCGAAACGAAACTGATTTTCAAGATTGGAAAATTGAAGGAGAAAACGTGACACATTTAAATATTCCATATTTTGAGTTGCTTGATGGTGTGGAAGAGATACTTGATTCAATTCCAACAGATCAAGATGTGTTAGTTTCTTGTGCGAAGGAAGGCTCATCAGTGATGGTAGCAGAAATGCTTTCCGAAGCTGGGCGTGATGTATCATATTTAGCAGGTGGAATGAAAGCTTGGAGCGAGCACTTAGAGCCTGTTAAAGTAGGCGATCTAAAAGGTGGCGGAGAAATGTATCAATTCGTCCGCATCGGAAAAGGGTGTCTATCTTACATGGTTGTTTCAAATGGTGAAGCAGCTATCATTGACGCGACTCGTATGGTAGACGTGTACCTTGATTTTGCAAAAGAAAATGGAGCAACAATTAAGCACGTTTTTGATACGCATTTACATGCCGATCACATTTCTGGTGGTCGCATAATTGCAGAAAAAACAAATGCAACGTACTGGTTGCCACCAAAGGATGCAACAGAGGTTACATTTGAGTATGCACCTTTAGAAGGTGGCAATGATGTGACAATTGGAAATACAACAATTAATATTCACGCACTATACTCACCAGGACATACAATTGGTTCAACATCATTTGTTGTAGATGAAAAATTCTTACTATCAGGGGATATTTTATTCGTTGATTCTATCGGTCGCCCTGATTTAGCTGGATTAGCTGAAGATTGGGTTGCTGATTTAAGAGAGACTCTTTATAAGCGTTACAAAGAACTTTCAAATGACCTTATTGTATTACCAGCTCATTTCATGATTATGGAAGAATTAAATGATGATGGAAGTGTAGCTGAAAAGCTAGGTACTTTATTTGCCAAAAATCACGGTTTAAATATTGAAGATGAAGAAGAATTCAGAAAGCTTGTAACAGAAAATCTACCACCGCAACCAAATGCATATCAAGAGATTCGCAAAACAAATATGGGGAAGATCTCACCGAATGAAGATGAACAACGAGAAATGGAGATCGGTCCAAATCGTTGTGCCGTTCGATAA
- a CDS encoding sulfite exporter TauE/SafE family protein, with protein MDFAFIITIFLIGFIGSYISGMLGIGGSIIKYPMLLYIPPLFGLAAFSAHEVSGISAVQVFFATIGGVWAYRKGGYLNKTLIIYMGTSILIGSFVGGFGSKLMSEGGINLVYGILALIAAVMMFVPKKGIDDIPLDQVTFNKWLAAALALIVGVGAGIVGAAGAFLLVPIMLVVLKIPTRMTIASSLAITFISSIGATVGKITTGQVDYAPAAIMVVASLIASPLGAQAGKKVNTKILQVVLALLILATAIKIWVDIL; from the coding sequence GTGGATTTTGCATTTATTATAACAATCTTTCTAATCGGCTTTATAGGTTCATATATATCAGGGATGTTAGGTATTGGTGGCTCTATTATTAAATATCCAATGCTACTGTACATTCCGCCACTATTCGGTTTAGCGGCTTTTAGTGCACACGAGGTTTCTGGAATAAGCGCTGTGCAAGTGTTTTTTGCAACAATAGGTGGAGTATGGGCATATAGAAAAGGCGGTTACTTAAATAAAACACTGATAATCTACATGGGAACTAGTATACTAATTGGAAGCTTTGTAGGAGGATTTGGCTCAAAGCTTATGTCAGAAGGTGGCATTAATTTAGTATATGGTATATTGGCTTTAATTGCGGCTGTTATGATGTTTGTTCCTAAAAAGGGAATAGATGATATTCCACTGGACCAAGTAACCTTTAATAAGTGGTTAGCTGCTGCTCTTGCCTTGATTGTTGGGGTAGGCGCAGGTATAGTCGGGGCGGCAGGAGCCTTTTTATTAGTACCAATTATGTTAGTTGTACTAAAGATTCCTACTAGAATGACAATCGCTTCATCATTAGCAATTACATTTATTTCTTCAATTGGAGCAACTGTTGGTAAAATTACGACCGGGCAAGTTGATTATGCTCCAGCCGCTATCATGGTGGTGGCTAGTTTGATTGCTTCGCCATTAGGAGCACAAGCTGGGAAGAAGGTAAATACAAAAATTCTTCAAGTTGTGTTAGCGTTATTAATTTTGGCCACAGCGATAAAAATATGGGTTGATATATTATAG
- a CDS encoding DUF2892 domain-containing protein codes for MNIGKLFAPTTSKVNLRTKPHINAQIHRNILDSVKIYKYKSKEETHKRIRDLDYEWDMERTLEINYAVIVLLSTFLGLFRNKSWFLLAGVASGFMIQHVLQGWCPPMPLFRKLGVRTAKEIFTEQEALRSLLSKDKN; via the coding sequence ATGAATATTGGAAAACTATTCGCACCAACAACGAGCAAAGTCAATCTACGAACGAAGCCTCACATAAATGCACAAATACATAGAAATATATTGGATAGTGTTAAAATATATAAATATAAAAGCAAGGAAGAAACACACAAACGCATAAGAGATTTGGATTACGAATGGGATATGGAGCGAACTTTAGAGATTAACTATGCAGTTATTGTTTTACTCTCAACATTTTTGGGGTTATTTCGCAACAAAAGCTGGTTTCTTCTAGCAGGTGTCGCATCAGGATTTATGATACAACATGTGTTACAAGGGTGGTGCCCTCCCATGCCTTTGTTTCGTAAATTAGGAGTGCGAACTGCTAAAGAAATTTTTACAGAACAGGAAGCATTACGAAGCTTACTTTCAAAGGATAAGAACTGA
- a CDS encoding class I SAM-dependent methyltransferase → MAGHRFNPEKANKLIDPKRKEIVNPEKIVSLLGLSKNDIVADLGAGNGFFTVPFAKSTERVYAVDIEPKMLELLKERMHEENIHNIVCIESDLEQIMLEDNSVDKAFTAFVMHEIPDMKKALAEFERIVKPGGQFMIVDWEAVESDMGPPVHHRISSEDMVKVLDNQGYKSEVTHVHDSVYVVNVRTKKNNEHTVK, encoded by the coding sequence ATGGCGGGTCATCGATTTAATCCAGAAAAAGCCAATAAACTTATTGATCCAAAAAGAAAAGAGATAGTGAATCCAGAAAAGATTGTTTCATTGCTAGGACTAAGCAAGAACGATATTGTTGCTGATTTAGGCGCTGGAAATGGTTTTTTTACAGTGCCGTTTGCTAAAAGCACAGAGCGTGTATATGCAGTAGACATTGAGCCGAAAATGCTAGAACTTCTTAAGGAACGTATGCATGAAGAAAACATACATAATATCGTATGTATAGAGAGTGATCTCGAGCAAATAATGCTCGAGGATAATAGTGTGGATAAAGCATTTACCGCATTTGTTATGCATGAGATACCCGATATGAAAAAAGCACTTGCTGAGTTTGAGCGAATTGTAAAGCCTGGCGGACAATTCATGATTGTTGATTGGGAAGCTGTTGAATCAGACATGGGACCGCCTGTGCATCACAGAATATCATCTGAGGACATGGTTAAAGTACTCGACAATCAGGGGTATAAATCTGAAGTTACCCATGTACATGATTCAGTATATGTTGTAAATGTTCGTACTAAGAAAAATAATGAACATACGGTGAAATAA